From the genome of Papaver somniferum cultivar HN1 chromosome 2, ASM357369v1, whole genome shotgun sequence, one region includes:
- the LOC113352308 gene encoding SKP1-like protein 1B yields the protein MANRKITLKSCDGEIFDVDEAVALQSRTIKHIIEDGCADNAIPLPNVKSQTLAKVIAYCKKHVETSEGNGRREDLDKWDAVFVKVGQYTLFEYILAANYLDIKSKYFNIKNDFTPEEEEEEVRNKAF from the coding sequence ATGGCAAACAGAAAGATAACCTTGAAGAGTTGTGATGGAGAAATTTTTGATGTTGATGAAGCTGTTGCTCTTCAATCTCGAACCATTAAACATATAATTGAAGATGGTTGTGCTGATAATGCTATACCTTTACCAAACGTGAAAAGCCAGACGTTGGCTAAAGTTATTGCGTATTGCAAGAAACACGTTGAAACCTCTGAAGGGAATGGTCGTcgtgaagatcttgacaagtggGATGCTGTTTTTGTTAAAGTCGGTCAGTATACCCTGTTTGAATATATCTTAGCTGCAAATTATTTGGATATCAAGAGCAAATATTTCAACATTAAGAATGACTTCAccccagaggaagaagaggaggaggttAGGAACAAGGCTTTCTAA
- the LOC113354168 gene encoding SKP1-like protein 4 produces MADTKKMVTLMSCDGETFEVEEAVALQSGTIKHMIEDGCADNAIPIPNITSNILAKVIEYCKKHAEETPQGDARRRYTVEEDLKNWDAEFIIKVNDYILFDLILAANYLNIKDLLELTTQKVADTIKGKTPEQIRKYFYIKKDFTPEEEAEIMKEYGWAFE; encoded by the coding sequence ATGGCGGACACAAAGAAGATGGTAACCTTGATGAGTTGTGATGGAGAAACTTTTGAGGTTGAAGAAGCTGTTGCACTTCAATCTGGCACGATTAAGCATATGATTGAAGATGGTTGTGCTGATAATGCTATACCTATACCAAACATAACAAGCAATATCTTGGCTAAAGTTATAGAGTATTGCAAGAAACACGCCGAAGAAACCCCTCAAGGAGATGCTCGGCGTCGATATACTGTGGAAGAAGATCTTAAGAATTGGGATGCTGAGTTTATTATTAAGGTCAATGACTACATCCTGTTCGATCTTATCTTAGCAGCAAATTATCTGAACATCAAGGACTTGTTGGAGCTGACTACCCAGAAGGTTGCAGATACGATCAAGGGTAAGACACCAGAGCAGATCCGCAAGTATTTCTACATTAAGAAGGACTTCACCCCAGAGGAAGAAGCTGAGATTATGAAGGAGTACGGTTGGGCTTTCGAATGA